The region tcttgaaccAAGATTCCTTAAAAATTCAATCTTCCATAAGGAATTCCAAATAGAAGTGAAAGGGCCATGCATGGGGAAATATGTTTTGTAGAGAGAGGGGGTGTTGAATATACTGTGGTGTGGTGGAGGAgcataaattaatatttgtcTTTAGGataaaggtaaaaaaaaaagaagtggatgaataaagaaagaaaaataaattagtacatactttaatgaaaatgagagggtaaatagattgaattgtcATTCATGGCTTTAAGGGcattgataaggctcgtttcatgcatctattttacGTATGAATTCTGTGATTTCTAAGGTGCTAACACgtgcgtgaaaaatctgccaAACCCAGAAATGAAAGACGATTACCAGGGCAGAGAGAATAGAGAAGAAAAGTGAAGAAAAGGAGCGAATTCCGCGAGGGTACAATCGTCAAATCAAGATGaccgttgccctagggatttgagccaTGTCTATAAATACCAGGAAGCTTACAAAGAAAGGGGAGGACACGAAGTTAGACAATTTTCCTTAGTATTTTTGGGCTCACTCTTCACACACTCACTCGCGCACTTGGTTCCGTGGAGATTTGGGGTAGTTAGTGGTGGTTTTGTTTTTGTTCAGCTGAAGGTGTAACACCACTCCGAGAAGGAGTGAAGAAACAATTCACTTTCTGCACGTACAGTTTCCTCGCCGATTTCCTTGCCGGAAATTCGGCGATTGCTTTGTgattcatttcagtttatgttTAATCtagtttaaatttttgttttcgTTTGATTTTGTCGTTTACTGCTCTGATTTCTGCTTTGGGTGCTTTCGCAATTGTTTTGTTGATCGGAGCTGAGATTGGTGTTGATCGGGGTTGGATTTCCGAATTgaggttgaatcggagttgggATGATGTTGAGAATGGTGGATCTAATTCGTTTGGTGTTGATTCTGGTAGATCTAGCTTAGATTTCTGTTAATCGTTCGAATCTGGAATACTATGTTCGGATCTGCATGGAAAACtctgttaccgtttttttacttagtccagtagtttagatctgATAACTGCGAGGTTAATTTGAGCGTTCGACGCTCGATCTGAAGtatgctctatttttcatgTCTGCTCTGTTCATTCAGTGCTcatttgttggagaagatgaagtcgaTCGGTAGTTGTAATCGTACTGCTTTAGTTTGTTCATCGCAGCTTTCTGTCAGTAGATAATTCGAGTAATCTGTTTTGCTGTTTACTTTTGCTTGCCTTGTGTTTGGTTAATTTAGGAAActcttttacttgacccaggaatTTTGCGAATACTCTCAAATTACTGTTTGATACaaatcatgcatgcatttacGTTTGACGTACTTTCAATTCTCCAGATCTGGTAGTTAGCATAGACTCTATTTTATTTCCCGGGCCTAGTAGTTTAAAACTCGACCCtcatgttgcgtggcagcagccaaacccctCCAAAAGTTCTCTCTATGCATTTCAACCCTTCAgtcctcgtggattcgatcccgacttccctatactaaccaatagtgtagagggttgaggttttgaggcaAGGTTGTTACAACAACGACTGTATTCTGAAGGTTCACGATCTCCTAGACCATGTGCTCTAGTGAATCATCTGGACCTAAGAATTAGGCACACACACAACGTAACGAAAACCTGCAATTTCAGGCATTTTCgtctaaaaaatattaaaaatagctaaaaaatagttgaattaatattaatttatagttGATGTACCTCAAAAGATATTATAAAATGTTACGGCCTAAATTTATTTAGGATAGTTGACGTAGTATTAAAAAGATGCTCCATCTTTATATTAATACAATTCGGCACGTCAAATTATTGTACATTTCAAAGTCTAAGTATAGTTAGGTTAAATCCAACTAATCTGTAACGCAGAAAACCAATTCAAAATTAAGTTTAAGATATGTAAATTAGGCAAAGacaatatttgaaaattaaGTTTGAAGACGCAAAGAGCATTAAAATCTACAAGAATATTCACTCTCACGCACTAAAATTAAATAGCCATATTAATTTCTGCAAGGCAAAGGGTTCTTGAAAACGTACGCACTACCCCTCCGCGGCCTCCCCCGGCTAACATGCGCACCACCTCCACTCTCCCCAACTTTTCCACCTGAAATCCCTTCCACCGCCCACCTTTTATCACTAACATGCGCCATCTCCACCACTTCATCACCGCCATGGCCCCTTCCTCCTCCCTCAAAAAAACCCCAATTCCCAAAACCCCCTCACCCCACCCCCTAAATTCCTCAAATTGCCCCTCCCTCTGCCGCCACTCCCCCTCCGCCACCCTCGACCTACTCATCTTCATCCTCGTCCTCTTCTCCGGCGCCTTCTTAATCGTCTCCTGCTTCTCCTACCTCTTccagtctctctctctcatccttCCCCCCTTCTCCACCGTGGCCGCGCATTTCCAGCGCCATTTCGCCTCTAATCCGCAGTCGCAGCTGATCATCTTCACGCTATTCGTCGTCTCCTTCGTCGGCTTCGTTGTCTTCTTCGAGATCTGCTGCGGGCACAGATCGAGAAGGTGCGAGAGGAAAGGGTGTAGAGGGCAGAAGAAGGCGATGGAGTTCGATTTGCAGCTGCAGGGAGAGGAGCTGCTCCGCGCTGGCGAAGGGAATAAGGCGGTGAGAGATGTGAATGAGCTGCCGTGGAAAGGGGGCGGCGACGATAACCCTGATTACGAGTGCCTAAGGGCGGAGCTGAGAAAAATGGCGCCACCTAACGGCCGTGCCGTGCTACTCTTTCGCGACAAATGTGGCTGCCCCGTTGCCAAGCTCGAAGGCTGGGGGCCGAAACGCGGCCGGCGCCACAAGAAGTGagtcgattttttttttcatttttcatttttcatttttcattttgattgcACGATTGGCGCATTTTAGCATGGTTTAGGGATTTGCGATCGATTTTGTTAATGTAATcttatactttttttttaatttgccAATCTCATTGTTGTGTGGACTAATGAAGATAGATCGGTTTGTCCCATTTAACTGACTATGCAAAACACAGTGAAGTTGTCTCGTTATCTATGTGTGAAATCAAGTTATGTGGATAGAGTTTTGAGGAATTATCTTTGCTTCGTTGGCGTTGATAAGTTTATTAGATGTAGTTTATGTTCTAAAAATTGTGTGATACGTCAGTATTTGTTTAACGGGGATATGATCTTCACTTTGTTGATAAATTAGCTTTAAAGATTGTTATTTTTTCTGATACCATGACCAGTTTCTTGCTATTCTGCCCTTGTACTCTGGTTTAGAATTTCGATAATAGAACAATGTGTATCTTGTTGGAGTTGATTCGTGAAAATCCCCAATTGAAAAATTTTATGTATGATGTGGTCAGTAATTGTTTGAGAGGTGGATGGTGTTTAGTTTTTGATTGTTGATTGGCTGAAAGGTACCTTGTTCTTCTCAATGTCTGGATTTGGATCCTGTTTTCGGTTGATAAACTTTTGTGGAGCTTTTTGCGTGGAGTGATGATCTGTTGTCAGTTTACGGTGTTTTTTGTGTTATTAAGGATAGTGGGGCTTATGTAGTCCGAATCTAGTACTGGTTATAGATAAGGGTAGTAAGGATTTGTGAATGATACCCCAGACTGTATAATGTCTCATAGCAGAACATGAGTCTTAGCATATTGGACATCTCATCTCATGTGATTCTATCGTGTATATGCATCTAGGCATTCCCCAGACTACTTATTGGTGCAAACAGCCGTTCATGGAAGCTGCCTTAGCAAGGTAGTTTTTTTTGTATATAGGATGCAATAAGGTGTCTGTAGCTCAAGATTTACTAGTTGGAATAGGGTGAAGTTTGCTCATTTAAAATTTAGCATCTCACTAGTACGTGAGGTTCTTTTATCAATATTGCTAATTCGATCGGCACCTCCTACCCTGAGTTGAATTAATCAACGAGAAGCTAACAATACGCTTTTCCTATTTTTAACAAACAAGAATAAATAAGGCCCTCGATGTCGATGGTATGCAAATTGTATCATGACAGACTGACAGTATGTGCTCTACGTGTGCAGCCGTGCCCAATTTTCTAAATATTACTGTATTCCTTTGCATTGTGTGTGACAATCTGCATGTTTCATAACATCTGCCATATTATATGTGATTTTAATCTCATTTTCCTTTCAATCATTAAAACTAACACCGCTCTTCTGCATTTATCTGATAGGAGTCTGTCTCTTGCTGTTGGAGGAGAACAAAGGTGATGGTGAGTGTCTTGATCATACAAAGaccatttttttgtgtttttggcATCAGTTTCATGTTCTAGAACTGTATTAGAAAGAACAATCTCCTTTCAATGTTACCAGTTTACATAGGAACTTAAACCTTAAAAACCTACATTATTGGGGAAGAGTATCTTGTGTTTCTCTATGCCAAAgtaattgaaaataaatagacAAATAAGTGATTTAAATGGTTTGAATTGATGTTGAAAGGTGTATGCatctttattttttgaaatgatTAATGAGAGAGCGTATAAACGCAGCTTGATCTGCTAGTTTTGGGGAGAGCGACGGCTGCAatgatttttttatacatgGATGGATCACATTTTATGCAGCGAACACTGTAGACTCGTTGGGTGGTTCAAGCTTATTTCAGTCTCAACCTTTTTTCTCAATTTAGATATGAACTCGTAAAGtaggatgtaatcaaatgcaaactctaaatattg is a window of Salvia splendens isolate huo1 chromosome 3, SspV2, whole genome shotgun sequence DNA encoding:
- the LOC121793613 gene encoding uncharacterized protein At5g19025-like, encoding MRHLHHFITAMAPSSSLKKTPIPKTPSPHPLNSSNCPSLCRHSPSATLDLLIFILVLFSGAFLIVSCFSYLFQSLSLILPPFSTVAAHFQRHFASNPQSQLIIFTLFVVSFVGFVVFFEICCGHRSRRCERKGCRGQKKAMEFDLQLQGEELLRAGEGNKAVRDVNELPWKGGGDDNPDYECLRAELRKMAPPNGRAVLLFRDKCGCPVAKLEGWGPKRGRRHKKSLSLAVGGEQR